Proteins encoded in a region of the Sterolibacterium denitrificans genome:
- a CDS encoding response regulator, translating to MKTILLVDDSATILLSISSILSKAGYAVEKASNAADGLKVFAGGAKIDLLITDLNMPGMNGIDFIKEVRKLPSYKFMPILFLTTESQQDKRMEAKAAGASGWLVKPATADELLNTIKLVIR from the coding sequence GTGAAAACCATCCTGTTGGTGGACGATTCGGCCACCATCCTGCTGTCGATTTCCAGCATCCTGAGCAAGGCCGGCTATGCCGTCGAAAAAGCCAGCAATGCGGCCGACGGCCTGAAGGTCTTCGCCGGCGGCGCGAAAATCGACCTGCTCATCACCGACCTCAACATGCCCGGCATGAACGGCATCGACTTCATCAAGGAAGTCCGCAAGCTGCCCAGCTACAAGTTCATGCCCATCCTCTTCCTGACCACCGAATCCCAGCAGGACAAGCGCATGGAAGCCAAGGCCGCCGGCGCCTCGGGCTGGCTGGTCAAGCCGGCAACCGCGGACGAACTGCTGAACACCATCAAACTGGTCATCCGCTGA